The proteins below are encoded in one region of Amycolatopsis acidiphila:
- a CDS encoding alpha/beta hydrolase — MDKLRFSRRSVLVAGASGLGVAAFAAGTATGVLPVSEAVQRALGVTSTTPVSQLGTAKVERVWSAARNREIDFVTMLPSRSSARNLPMVLVLHGLHGRARTAAPTGTLAELAGQVARRAVPPFGLVAVDGGDNYWHQNRRGDNPMGMLLEEVPQWLRRRGLGGTDGLPAGVLGMSMGGFGGLLYARRRAERRQPVHTMALLAPALILSWQEMAKRDAFHDAADWASMDPLKHLSATAGVPTGVWCGIEDPFIQGVRQFIAATHPAVACTIRGKHGDSFNRTVVPGVISFLGRHVG, encoded by the coding sequence GTGGACAAGCTGCGCTTCAGCCGCCGGTCGGTGCTCGTCGCCGGGGCGTCCGGGCTGGGTGTGGCCGCGTTCGCGGCGGGTACGGCGACGGGCGTGCTGCCGGTCAGCGAGGCTGTCCAGCGCGCGCTCGGGGTCACGTCGACCACACCCGTGAGCCAGCTCGGCACGGCGAAGGTGGAGCGCGTGTGGTCGGCGGCGCGCAACCGCGAGATCGACTTCGTCACGATGCTGCCGAGCAGGTCGTCCGCGCGGAACCTGCCGATGGTGCTGGTGCTGCACGGCCTGCACGGGCGCGCGCGGACCGCCGCCCCGACCGGCACGCTGGCGGAGCTGGCCGGTCAGGTCGCTCGGCGTGCGGTGCCGCCGTTCGGGCTGGTGGCGGTCGACGGCGGCGACAACTACTGGCACCAGAACCGGCGCGGCGACAACCCGATGGGGATGCTGCTCGAGGAGGTCCCGCAGTGGCTGCGGCGGCGCGGGCTCGGTGGCACCGACGGGCTGCCGGCCGGGGTACTGGGCATGTCGATGGGCGGGTTCGGCGGGCTGCTCTACGCGCGGCGGCGGGCGGAGCGGCGGCAACCGGTGCACACGATGGCACTGCTGGCGCCGGCGCTGATCCTGTCGTGGCAGGAGATGGCCAAGCGCGACGCCTTCCACGACGCGGCGGACTGGGCGTCGATGGACCCGCTGAAGCACCTGTCGGCGACGGCAGGCGTGCCGACGGGCGTGTGGTGCGGCATCGAGGACCCGTTCATCCAGGGCGTCCGGCAGTTCATCGCCGCGACCCACCCGGCGGTGGCCTGCACCATCCGCGGCAAGCACGGCGACTCGTTCAACCGGACCGTGGTGCCTGGCGTGATCAGCTTTCTGGGGCGCCACGTCGGCTAG
- the fdhD gene encoding formate dehydrogenase accessory sulfurtransferase FdhD, with the protein MGRVTVRRPVRMLTENGQRRRSDSLAAEEPLEIRVGGKALAVTMRTPGHDVELAHGFLLSEGVLGSPDDVYGARYCDGVDDQGHNTYNVLDVTLAEGVAPPETGVERNFYTTSSCGVCGKAALDAVKLKTRFAPGDSPFSVTPEVLSGLPDALREQQKVFASTGGLHAAGLFRSDGTLLVVREDVGRHNAVDKVLGWALLENRVPLGDVGLLVSGRASFELVQKAAMAGIPLLAAVSAPSSLAAELAEENRMTLIGFLRGTSMNLYTGEHRVLEKAVA; encoded by the coding sequence ATGGGCCGAGTGACCGTTCGACGACCGGTGCGGATGCTGACCGAGAACGGTCAGCGCCGCCGCTCCGACTCCCTGGCCGCCGAGGAACCGCTGGAGATCCGGGTCGGCGGGAAGGCGCTGGCGGTGACCATGCGGACCCCCGGCCACGACGTCGAGCTCGCACACGGGTTCCTGCTTTCGGAGGGAGTCCTGGGCTCGCCGGACGACGTGTACGGCGCGCGCTACTGCGACGGGGTCGACGATCAGGGCCACAACACCTACAACGTGCTCGACGTGACGCTGGCCGAGGGCGTGGCGCCGCCGGAGACCGGCGTGGAGCGCAACTTCTACACGACGTCCTCGTGCGGCGTCTGCGGCAAGGCGGCGCTCGACGCGGTGAAGCTCAAGACGCGGTTCGCGCCGGGAGACTCGCCCTTCTCGGTGACGCCGGAGGTCCTCTCGGGACTGCCGGACGCCTTGCGGGAGCAGCAGAAGGTGTTCGCGAGCACCGGCGGCCTGCACGCGGCGGGTCTGTTCCGGTCCGACGGCACGTTGCTCGTGGTGCGCGAGGACGTCGGGCGGCACAACGCCGTGGACAAGGTGCTCGGCTGGGCGCTGCTGGAGAACCGGGTGCCGCTGGGCGACGTCGGCCTGCTGGTGTCCGGGCGGGCGTCCTTCGAGCTCGTGCAGAAGGCCGCGATGGCCGGGATCCCGTTGCTCGCGGCGGTCTCCGCGCCCTCCTCGCTCGCCGCCGAGCTGGCCGAGGAGAACCGCATGACGCTCATCGGGTTCCTCCGCGGCACGAGCATGAACCTCTACACCGGGGAGCACCGGGTGCTCGAGAAGGCCGTGGCCTGA